A window of Macrotis lagotis isolate mMagLag1 chromosome 1, bilby.v1.9.chrom.fasta, whole genome shotgun sequence genomic DNA:
TCTAGGTTGATCTTTGATTGCCTTTTAGCATTGAGTCTGTCCGTACTTAACTCAAAGCGGAACCCAGTCCAACACTAGGTTTTGCTTTGGCAGAATGTTTCAGAACTTGTATCCATTCTCATTGCCTTCAAGCTTCCATGGTAACCCCTCCAGCACCATGTGGCATTTGAGCACCCTAGCAAACTCATCCAGAGAAGGCAATTCTAAAAGCCCCAGGCTCCCAAATCCTGATTCATTAAAGCCTTTACAAATTCTAAAGAGGCAGcaaaataatttgtatatttattaagACCTTTCGGCTGAATTACATTCATTTAAAGATTACCATCTGCTGCAACTAATGCAACTTGGCTGAAAAGACTGGCTGGTTAGCCTGAAGCAAACaattaatgattattttactGTTCTTTGGGGAGTTGAAATTGATGCtgaaattaagattttaaaatcacACAAGAACTCTAGGAAAGGTAATAATCTGGATTATTAACATCGGTTGAGAAATAAAGCAGGCACATCTGTGCTTGCCAGATAATGGTAGGTTTTTGCTCCTCAGTCAGGGAAATTGAGGTATAGCCCAGTTCACAGGATTCCCTAGAGATGGCAAGGTTCTCTGAGGGCACCTGCTGGTGATATTGAGTTAACACAACTGAAACGTATATAACTATGGTTTACAAAAACCTTACATTATCTCCTTTGTTCCTCCCAATAACTCTGCAGGATACATGACATTATTGTctctacagttgaggaaactgaggctaagagaaaggttaaatgacttgtccagggtcacacaactagtaaatgcctgaggaaggatttgaactcagatcctcctaattccaaatcGTTATTCAGTTTTTCTTACTTGCTCTAATAAGGCTGAGCTTCCTAAACCAGATCTGCTCCAGTGTTCAACCTAACCATCCACATAGATTAAAACAAGGAGGATGGAGGGTTAccttcttgccccccccccccgccccattcCTTTAGGTTCATCTGGATATAGTTAGGGTAAAGCCTGAAGGGGAAGTTGGTTAGGATAGAACCATTCAGCAGTTTGTACAGGAGCATCTACTTTTGATTTGCATTGTGTCTGGACCAGTTTGTTTAGTCTAAGTCCTGGCTCTTTTTGATTCATATAGAATAATgttttattcacttatttatatattctatataaactagAAAATGAAAGTGTGAATAACATtgtatgaaataaaacaaaaccggggtggctaggtggtgtggggaggctaggtggcacagtggataaagcaccggtcctagagtcaggagtacctgggttcaaatccagtctcagacacttaataattacctagctgtgtggccttgggcaagccacttaacaccattgccttgaaaaaacctaaaaaaagaaaaaacaaaacaaaacaaaaaaacaggtGAAAGATACTATCATCCAGGATACCAAAGGCAGTTGAATGGTCTACCCAAATAGCTAGTCTGTCAGTACCCTATAACAGCACCAGCAGATGAACATTTTGTCTGCTTTTCTAACATCTTTAGGGATAATGCCTTTTATCAGGGACTCAATTCCAAACTAACATTGTGCCCATATACTTGCTTCCTGAGTTTCCGTTATGGTTCTGCGGTCACCTATGTACAAAGGTAGGAAAAGCTGGCAGAGGAAGTTGAGAGTGGAGTCCAATTTCAGCATTTTATATTGTAGGTGTAGGTTTCCACCCACAATTAAAATAAATGGACCAATGTGTGaaaggcagttttcctttataggAATTCAATGCAAACTGGGTGAGGGACTGGGCTAGAGGAACTGGACTTTAAGAACCCATCTCATCTTTGCCTTCCCACAGCAAAGCATAGGGACCCCCTAGAGAGGAGATGCATGGTTTTGATGGTGAACATCTCTCCCAAACCCTCCAAAAATCACACTTAATCTCTAGAGTGAAGAAAATCCTGCCTGCAGTCAGCTCATCATACCCAAGAAATGCTGTTCCTCAAAATGTTTTGAGATACCTAGGATGGGGCTTATGAAACATTACCCACAGGTCAAGTCTAGTGCCTCCAGGTTCAGGGCACCAGAAGTCTAAGATCAAGGCCAGGGAACAAGAAGGGTCCAAGTTGGGGAAGGTGGGTAatgtttctcctctcctcccctccttcctttcctctttagtTTGCTGTGGACACTCACAGACACTTGACACCTGCTCGATTCCAACACAGTTTATTTTAACATGATTCAGGTTCCCCAGAGCAGGGGGAGTCACAGATCACATTCCCCCACTCTGAAAGAAGAAGGGATCCAGCCCCAGACATTGGGGTAGGGacaagggaggaagaggaagcagCTCAGATCTTCCCAGGGAAGGTTTCTTCTGCTCTGCGATCATCCCAAGTATTCACCTATAAGTGACAGAAAAATTCAAATCTGCTTTAGTTGAGTTTCTCCCTCTTCCCCGGCCTGATCCTATTTATTACATGTGACCCACACTCATGGGGTTATTCCATGCCATCttacagaaaagggaaagatcCAGGGGAGGGAAGGCCGGAGCTGTGCTCAGTATCACACAGAGGGCTAAGGCTAGTACCTAGGCCTCCTGGCTCTAGGACACAATTTGATCCTGAACTGTAGGGAGCTAACTCTAATCAGGAGTGTCGGAAAGAGAGGTCTCCTTGCAAGCTGGAGGGACATCTTTGCACCCCAGTTAGAAGAGTCACTAGAAGCAAGCAGGATGGACTCAGTATAGTGTCACTTCAGTCAGATTCCACCCTTAAATCTCCAAACAAAGGCTCCCAGAGCCACGTACCCAGGACAGGGGACAGATGGACTTGTAGACACGTTTATACCACTGGCAGACAGACACATCACCACCTTTCTCAGTCATGGCCTTCTCACAACGATGAAAATCTaggaggtaaaggaaaaggggCTTAGTAGCTGCCTTGGAGGATAAAGGAGAAGCCCCTGGAGTCTGGGAAAAACAAACCTGGATCTCAGGGTCTGAGATCCCAAGAGGAGATCAGATACCTGGGAATCCATTCAATTTAACATGCACTTATCATCTGCTCTGTACCAAGGACAAATATCTCTTTCCTCCATGGGCTAACATCTTATTGAACTAGAGATATAGGGAAGGGAAGGATTCTTAACAATTTTTTGTATAATGCTTCCCTTTGGTTGTCTAGAGAATTTTGTGGCTATGGTCTCAAAAGAATGTTTTCaatgcacaaaaataaaatacatagaattttggaaaaaactcatattgaaatacatttttattgtattgtttgcATTTAAATTGAATGTTTTTTAGTTAAAGAAAAACCTCTGTTCTGAACTGAGGTGTAGAACTCCAGCTAGTGCTGGATGTTGGCGGGCCTGGGGAGGGAGGCCCCCTGCATACCTAGGTAGTTCTGCCAGCAGTTGCGGGTCTGGTTTTGATTGGGGAAGCGGCTGTCGAAGGGTGCAGTGCGGTAGTTTCGGATCTTGGTCTTGATGTCTTCAGACATGGTGACTCTtggactggagagagagagagcagagggTCACTCTCAGTTCCCCAAGGCCAACAGGAtgcctctcccccaccccattggGGTCTCTCCTGTGAACCTAGAAGTAGCAGGGAGAAAGCTAGAATTCTGGACCAAGACTGACTCTATgtggtggggaaggggggggtagGGTCTGGGGGGCATGAGGTAATGGCTGGTCTCCGTGCAGGGTGGATGGTTGAGCTGTAGTGCATTAAGTCCAGATACAATCAATGTGGAAGGGGCTGAGTGGATGGAAGGGTCCACTGAGGTTAAGAAAATCTGGCAGATGGGGTAGAGGGTTGTGTCCTAAAACACACAGATGTGTGGAAAAGGTAGGATACACAGTTATAAACTAGAGAGGGTGGACTATAAAGCAGTATTTAAGATGGGGTACACTATCTATTAGCATTATAGAGAGTGAGATACTCTATATGGATACATTATATAGGTGAAGATAGTTTATCAGGATGTACTGGAAATGGACAGAAATAGTGACAAGAGGTGCTGGGGCACATATGGGGGGTCTGTGAGGAGTGGATATGCAGTATATAGTACAAAAAAGGTGGGGTATCTGATATATGGGAGTGCTGGGAGAGTGGTATTTGGGGACTGTGGTTCAGGCAAGTGAA
This region includes:
- the LOC141491649 gene encoding cytochrome c oxidase subunit 6B1 codes for the protein MSEDIKTKIRNYRTAPFDSRFPNQNQTRNCWQNYLDFHRCEKAMTEKGGDVSVCQWYKRVYKSICPLSWVNTWDDRRAEETFPGKI